From a single Sediminibacterium sp. KACHI17 genomic region:
- a CDS encoding bifunctional UDP-N-acetylmuramoyl-tripeptide:D-alanyl-D-alanine ligase/alanine racemase, giving the protein MSYSLQHIANIIQSETKPADDRMVQYLLTDSRKLLFPDATLFFSIIGPRRDGHTFIAELYNRGLRSFVVAASFQEAASYPDASFLVVKNVLQALQDLAAFHRSQFHIPVIGITGSNGKTIVKEWLYQLLQSDHQIVRSPRSYNSQIGVPLSIWQLQSIHTLAIFEAGISEIGEMAALQQIIRPNIGIWTNLGAAHNEGFSNEREKALEKAKLFKDADLLIFYRDGIQPHCYPDTNDRALFKDTIRFFSWSRSEAADLQIINEQITDHETVITALYQQQKEQITIPFTDRISIDNAITCWATMLAQGYQSERIQQRMLLLQPVDMRMQLKKAVNNCYLLNDSYSNDIASLELALDFLVQQAGHNKMTVILSDILQTGIPDEQLYQMVLEKLNRRGVKRFIGIGPALSRYFNTLPAGTTQTQSGIPMISYYTSTADFLERESLNQFKDEYILLKGARVFSFERISQWLEQKVHQTVMEVNLTAMIHNLKAYQQFLKPTTKLMAMVKAFSYGSGSAEVARVLQFHKIDYLAVAYADEGVELRKAGISLPIMVMNVDEAGFDAMIQYDLEPEIYSFNIYRSFHSFLKNQGIREYPVHIKFNTGMNRLGFEIREADELAKELKQKGTMVVKSVLSHLAGSENPSLDAFTAQQVQAFLSACDQLNSQLNYSFIRHIANSAGIFRHPSYQFDMVRLGIGLYGVDSADTHQFALQPVATLKSTIAQIRTVAAGETVGYNRNGGVQQESRIATIRIGYADGYSRRFGNGIGQVIVRGQRAPVIGNVCMDMTMIDVTQIPGVMEGDEVEIFGKQLPIQELAKAAGTIPYEIMTSVSQRVKRVYVEE; this is encoded by the coding sequence TTGAGTTATTCGCTGCAACATATCGCTAACATTATTCAGTCTGAAACAAAGCCTGCTGATGACAGAATGGTGCAGTATCTGCTGACCGATAGTCGAAAACTTTTATTCCCAGATGCTACTTTATTTTTTTCGATCATTGGTCCAAGAAGAGATGGTCATACTTTCATTGCTGAACTGTACAATAGAGGGTTAAGATCATTTGTTGTTGCTGCATCATTTCAAGAAGCAGCATCTTATCCCGATGCTTCTTTTCTTGTTGTAAAAAATGTACTGCAAGCATTGCAAGATCTTGCCGCTTTTCATCGTAGTCAATTCCATATTCCTGTAATCGGTATCACCGGAAGTAATGGGAAAACGATTGTAAAGGAATGGCTGTATCAGTTGTTGCAGAGCGATCATCAGATCGTAAGAAGTCCACGCAGCTATAACTCTCAAATAGGTGTACCCCTGAGTATATGGCAACTACAATCCATTCATACACTCGCCATATTTGAAGCAGGTATTTCTGAAATAGGTGAGATGGCAGCACTTCAACAGATCATTCGCCCCAATATCGGTATCTGGACCAATCTTGGAGCTGCACATAATGAAGGATTTTCAAATGAAAGAGAAAAAGCTTTAGAGAAAGCGAAACTATTCAAAGATGCAGATCTCTTGATTTTTTATCGTGATGGAATACAACCTCATTGCTATCCGGATACAAATGATCGTGCTCTGTTTAAAGATACGATACGTTTTTTCTCATGGAGTAGAAGTGAAGCTGCTGATCTGCAAATCATCAATGAACAGATCACGGATCATGAAACAGTGATCACTGCATTATACCAACAGCAGAAAGAACAGATCACCATACCATTCACAGACAGGATATCCATCGATAATGCCATTACCTGTTGGGCAACAATGCTGGCACAAGGATACCAGTCTGAACGCATACAACAAAGGATGTTGTTATTACAGCCTGTGGATATGCGCATGCAATTAAAAAAAGCGGTAAATAACTGTTACCTGCTGAATGATAGTTATAGTAATGATATCGCTTCTTTGGAATTGGCCTTGGATTTTTTAGTGCAACAAGCAGGACATAATAAGATGACGGTAATACTTTCTGATATATTGCAAACCGGTATTCCCGATGAGCAATTGTATCAAATGGTATTGGAAAAACTCAACAGAAGAGGAGTGAAGCGGTTCATTGGTATCGGTCCTGCATTGTCAAGATATTTCAATACCCTGCCAGCGGGTACAACCCAGACGCAGAGCGGTATACCCATGATCAGTTATTATACCTCTACTGCTGATTTTTTAGAACGAGAGAGTCTGAATCAGTTCAAGGATGAGTATATCCTCTTAAAAGGGGCACGTGTATTTTCTTTTGAGCGGATCAGTCAGTGGTTGGAGCAGAAAGTACATCAGACGGTCATGGAAGTAAACCTTACGGCCATGATCCATAACCTTAAAGCCTACCAACAATTTCTGAAGCCAACCACTAAGTTAATGGCAATGGTGAAAGCTTTCAGTTATGGCAGTGGGTCTGCAGAAGTTGCGAGGGTATTACAATTTCATAAAATAGATTATCTCGCAGTAGCCTATGCCGATGAAGGTGTTGAATTGAGAAAAGCCGGTATCAGTTTACCTATTATGGTCATGAATGTGGATGAAGCAGGTTTCGATGCTATGATCCAATACGATCTGGAGCCGGAGATCTATTCTTTCAATATCTACCGATCATTTCATTCGTTTTTAAAAAATCAAGGTATTCGGGAATATCCTGTCCACATCAAATTCAATACGGGTATGAACCGATTGGGTTTTGAGATACGGGAAGCCGACGAGTTGGCCAAGGAGCTAAAACAAAAAGGAACGATGGTGGTAAAATCAGTGCTTAGCCATTTGGCTGGTAGTGAGAACCCTTCATTGGATGCATTTACAGCACAACAAGTCCAAGCATTCTTGAGTGCCTGTGATCAGTTGAATAGTCAGTTGAATTATTCCTTTATTCGTCATATTGCCAACTCTGCGGGCATATTCCGTCATCCTTCTTATCAGTTTGATATGGTTCGTTTGGGCATCGGATTGTATGGGGTAGACAGCGCGGATACACATCAATTCGCATTGCAACCGGTTGCTACATTGAAATCAACCATTGCACAAATTCGAACAGTAGCCGCGGGTGAAACAGTTGGTTATAACAGAAATGGGGGCGTGCAGCAAGAAAGTCGCATTGCTACGATTCGTATCGGTTATGCAGATGGTTATAGCAGACGCTTCGGAAACGGTATCGGACAAGTGATCGTTCGCGGGCAAAGAGCTCCCGTTATCGGCAATGTTTGTATGGATATGACCATGATAGATGTAACCCAGATACCGGGTGTTATGGAAGGGGATGAGGTGGAGATCTTTGGAAAGCAACTACCCATTCAGGAACTGGCAAAAGCTGCCGGAACCATACCCTATGAGATCATGACCTCTGTTAGTCAGCGTGTGAAAAGGGTTTACGTAGAAGAATAA
- a CDS encoding TerC/Alx family metal homeostasis membrane protein, which produces MTTHQIVYLVFGIVLVLALVFDLGLLSKKNAQISIKQALKQTFFWVSLALGFFVFMWVEEGQKLALEYLSAYLMEWSLSIDNIFVFILIFNSFKVKEKYYSRVLLIGILMAIVFRVLFITIGVALVEQFHWVLYIFGVFLVYTGYKMFTSNEEKEFEPHDTKIYRFLKTYLPLAPHDGDGKYVIRENGKPLYTTLFVVVVLLASIDLVFALDSIPAVMGISRDKLVIYTSNIFAVLGLRSLFFLLRGAVSKFDYLQQGIAIVLVIIGIKMLGEHYINMWIEKSTQVFISLGLIVLCISGSIFYSMFASKKGTPEDVQDGSF; this is translated from the coding sequence ATGACCACACACCAGATCGTTTATCTTGTTTTTGGAATCGTATTGGTACTCGCCTTGGTTTTTGACCTGGGCTTGCTCAGTAAAAAGAACGCACAAATCAGTATCAAACAAGCACTGAAGCAAACTTTTTTTTGGGTGTCGCTTGCGTTGGGGTTCTTTGTTTTTATGTGGGTAGAAGAAGGGCAAAAACTTGCACTCGAATACCTAAGTGCCTACCTCATGGAGTGGAGCTTAAGTATTGATAATATTTTTGTCTTCATCCTTATTTTCAATTCTTTCAAAGTAAAAGAGAAATACTATTCACGTGTTTTATTGATCGGTATTCTGATGGCCATTGTCTTCAGGGTATTATTCATCACTATAGGTGTAGCATTGGTAGAACAATTCCATTGGGTATTGTACATATTTGGGGTATTTCTGGTCTATACAGGATATAAGATGTTCACGTCTAATGAAGAGAAAGAGTTCGAACCACATGATACCAAGATCTATCGCTTCCTCAAAACATATCTGCCTTTAGCTCCACATGACGGAGATGGCAAATATGTGATACGCGAAAACGGAAAGCCTTTGTACACAACATTGTTTGTAGTAGTAGTATTACTCGCTTCTATTGACCTGGTATTTGCATTGGATTCTATTCCTGCGGTAATGGGTATTTCAAGAGACAAATTGGTGATCTATACTTCGAATATTTTCGCTGTATTGGGTTTACGTTCTTTATTCTTCTTACTGAGAGGTGCTGTTTCCAAGTTCGACTACCTGCAACAAGGTATTGCAATTGTATTGGTGATCATAGGTATCAAAATGCTCGGAGAACACTATATCAATATGTGGATTGAAAAATCAACCCAGGTATTTATTTCACTTGGACTGATTGTACTTTGTATATCAGGATCTATTTTCTACTCCATGTTCGCGAGTAAAAAAGGAACACCTGAAGATGTACAAGATGGTTCTTTCTGA
- the gldG gene encoding gliding motility-associated ABC transporter substrate-binding protein GldG yields MQKLLQHKYGWAALLIVLITAVYLSAGITFRADLTEDKRYSLTDATKQLLSNVDTVIEIDVFLTGNLPADYKKLSVATKELLEDFSSLSGNLVRVKFEKPGEGLSNDTAKAMLYDSLARLGVVFERAEITNTDESTSQLIIPSALVKYGNRKPISIDLRSSRRVFKQYNVVNDVEPQEDKEATRNAAEALLEYKFANAIDKLTREYIPTIAYLVGNGEPIDMKINDLGESLRNDYRLAVFDLKQGYPDPALIDALVIVKPTTVFTEEDKLKLDQYVMNGGKIIWFIDKLHAELDSLMRSQAEYTAYDRGLDIDDLLFKYGVRINGDLLQDLNCSKIPIVVGRNPDGSPNMQRVPWPYYPFLSSKTNNPVSKNLDRVLPIFPSSIDTVKAPGIQKTILLASDTNSRSVSSPALVTINSVKSEEDLFSFNRSYVPVAVLLEGKFQSLFANRAGADLMDSVQRVTGRPFQRLAVKEGKQIVVSDADIVTNAISNTTGPLPMGELPFEGYRFANREFFLNCIDYLVSNNGLFESRNKTIVLRLLDKEKITAQKTTWQFLNIVTPLLILAIAGGIIQWRRKKKYGI; encoded by the coding sequence ATGCAAAAATTATTGCAACATAAATATGGATGGGCTGCATTACTGATCGTATTGATTACAGCTGTATACCTTTCTGCCGGTATCACATTCCGGGCAGATCTTACAGAAGATAAAAGATACAGTCTGACAGACGCTACCAAGCAGTTGTTATCGAATGTAGATACTGTGATAGAGATCGATGTTTTTTTAACGGGAAATCTTCCTGCTGATTATAAGAAACTGTCTGTAGCAACAAAAGAACTACTTGAAGATTTTTCATCACTGTCAGGCAACCTGGTCCGGGTAAAATTTGAAAAACCCGGAGAAGGCCTGAGCAATGATACCGCCAAAGCAATGCTGTATGATAGTCTAGCACGCTTGGGAGTTGTATTTGAAAGAGCAGAGATCACCAATACTGATGAATCTACTTCACAACTCATCATCCCTTCTGCATTGGTAAAATACGGGAATCGAAAACCTATTTCAATTGATCTGCGTAGCAGCAGGCGCGTATTCAAACAATACAATGTAGTCAATGATGTTGAGCCGCAGGAAGATAAAGAAGCGACACGTAACGCAGCAGAGGCATTGTTGGAATACAAATTTGCCAATGCCATTGATAAACTGACACGTGAATACATTCCGACCATTGCTTATCTCGTCGGTAATGGGGAACCCATCGATATGAAAATTAACGATCTGGGTGAAAGCTTGCGTAATGATTATCGCCTTGCTGTCTTTGATCTGAAACAGGGTTATCCTGATCCTGCTTTGATTGACGCATTGGTGATTGTAAAGCCTACCACTGTTTTTACAGAAGAGGATAAATTGAAGTTGGATCAGTATGTAATGAATGGCGGTAAGATCATTTGGTTCATTGATAAACTGCATGCAGAATTAGATAGCTTGATGAGAAGTCAGGCAGAGTACACCGCATATGATCGTGGATTGGATATTGATGATCTATTGTTTAAATATGGGGTACGTATCAATGGAGATCTGTTACAAGATCTCAACTGCTCGAAGATTCCGATAGTCGTAGGTCGAAATCCTGATGGTTCTCCCAATATGCAAAGAGTACCATGGCCTTACTATCCGTTTCTTTCTTCTAAAACAAATAATCCTGTTTCCAAAAATCTGGATCGTGTACTTCCTATTTTTCCATCCAGTATTGATACGGTAAAAGCACCCGGTATACAAAAGACCATTTTATTGGCTTCAGATACCAATAGTCGAAGTGTTTCTTCTCCGGCATTGGTAACGATCAATAGCGTTAAAAGTGAAGAGGATCTTTTTTCATTCAATAGAAGTTATGTTCCGGTAGCTGTATTATTAGAGGGGAAATTTCAATCTCTTTTTGCAAACAGAGCAGGAGCCGATCTAATGGACTCTGTGCAACGTGTTACAGGTAGACCTTTTCAAAGACTTGCAGTTAAAGAAGGCAAACAGATCGTAGTGTCTGATGCTGATATTGTAACCAATGCGATCAGTAACACTACCGGCCCCTTACCCATGGGTGAACTGCCATTTGAAGGGTATCGTTTTGCCAATCGGGAATTCTTTTTGAACTGCATTGATTATCTGGTGAGCAATAATGGTTTATTTGAAAGTCGTAATAAGACAATTGTCCTCCGTTTACTCGATAAAGAAAAAATCACTGCACAGAAAACCACCTGGCAGTTTTTGAATATTGTAACACCACTACTAATATTGGCCATTGCAGGAGGGATCATTCAATGGCGACGAAAAAAGAAATACGGTATTTAA
- a CDS encoding ABC transporter permease subunit codes for MWMICKKEWQQFFSSLTGYIALAVFLLLNGLMLFVFPDTSILEFGYASLSGFFNLAPWVLLLMVPTITMRSFADEFRSGSFEILRTLPLTPSQLVLGKFFGAILITFCAVIPTLIYAISVQQLSVTGGIDIGATTGSYIGLLLLGAVFTAIGICTSSFTSNTVVAFIMGAFVCFLLYNGFDAISKLSVFSGGLDYYLEMLGISFHYRSISRGVIRISDLIYFIGIIYFFLLITQRNLLKR; via the coding sequence ATGTGGATGATCTGCAAAAAAGAATGGCAGCAATTTTTTAGTAGCCTGACCGGTTATATTGCCCTGGCCGTATTTCTATTATTGAACGGGCTAATGTTATTTGTTTTTCCGGATACCAGTATTCTGGAGTTTGGATATGCAAGTCTGTCCGGCTTTTTTAATCTCGCCCCTTGGGTACTATTACTTATGGTGCCTACGATCACTATGCGCAGTTTTGCGGATGAGTTCAGATCAGGAAGCTTTGAAATATTAAGAACACTTCCTTTAACACCGTCTCAACTCGTATTAGGAAAATTTTTTGGAGCAATATTGATCACTTTTTGTGCGGTCATTCCAACATTGATCTATGCGATATCCGTTCAACAACTTAGTGTAACTGGCGGAATTGATATTGGTGCTACAACCGGTAGCTATATCGGACTATTATTATTGGGTGCCGTATTCACCGCTATTGGAATTTGTACGAGTAGCTTTACTTCAAATACTGTTGTTGCATTCATCATGGGTGCTTTTGTATGCTTTCTGTTATACAATGGATTCGATGCTATCAGTAAACTGTCTGTTTTTAGTGGTGGACTTGATTATTATCTAGAAATGCTGGGAATCAGTTTTCATTATAGAAGTATTAGCAGGGGTGTTATCCGCATCAGCGACCTGATCTATTTTATTGGCATCATTTATTTTTTTCTCCTGATCACCCAACGAAACCTGTTGAAAAGATAG
- a CDS encoding iron-sulfur cluster assembly accessory protein has product MVATENSIYVSDKAKKKVQQLMEEAGVAGDTSYFLRVGVVGGGCSGLSYKLDFDNEIKPMDQVFEDNGVKVVTDLKSFLYLVNTELDFSDGLNGKGFYFNNPNASRSCGCGESFAV; this is encoded by the coding sequence ATGGTAGCAACAGAAAACAGTATCTACGTAAGTGATAAAGCCAAGAAGAAAGTACAGCAACTGATGGAAGAAGCAGGTGTGGCTGGTGATACTTCTTACTTTCTGCGTGTAGGTGTAGTAGGTGGAGGTTGTTCAGGACTGAGCTACAAACTTGATTTCGATAACGAGATCAAACCTATGGATCAGGTATTTGAAGACAATGGTGTGAAAGTAGTCACAGATCTGAAGAGTTTCTTATACCTCGTGAATACGGAACTTGACTTCTCAGATGGATTGAATGGTAAAGGATTTTATTTCAATAATCCCAATGCCAGCAGAAGTTGTGGTTGTGGTGAGAGTTTCGCAGTATAG
- the iscU gene encoding Fe-S cluster assembly scaffold IscU, translating to MAYSEKVIDHYNNPKNVGTLDKAKKNVGTGLVGAPECGDVMRLQIEVDDATGVITDAKFKTFGCGSAIASSSLATEWLKGKTVDQAVAIDNMDLVEELNLPPVKIHCSVLAEDAIKAAINDYRKKNGLEELVFEEKGVH from the coding sequence ATGGCATATTCAGAAAAAGTAATCGACCATTACAACAACCCCAAGAATGTGGGGACACTTGATAAAGCAAAAAAGAATGTAGGTACCGGACTGGTAGGTGCACCTGAGTGTGGTGACGTGATGCGTTTGCAGATCGAAGTAGATGATGCAACCGGAGTAATCACCGATGCCAAATTCAAGACCTTTGGTTGTGGTTCCGCTATCGCATCATCTTCATTAGCAACCGAATGGCTGAAAGGCAAAACGGTAGACCAAGCAGTAGCTATTGATAATATGGATCTGGTAGAAGAATTAAATCTTCCTCCGGTGAAAATTCACTGCTCTGTGTTGGCTGAAGATGCGATCAAAGCAGCGATCAATGACTATCGTAAGAAGAACGGTTTGGAAGAACTGGTATTCGAAGAAAAAGGAGTTCATTAA
- a CDS encoding IscS subfamily cysteine desulfurase codes for MKLPIYLDNNATTPMDPRVLEAMIPYFTEHFGNAASRNHSFGWQAEEAVDYAREQVAKLIGADPKEIIFTSGATEGDNLGIKGVFEMYASKGNHIITCTTEHKAVLDTCKHIERHGGEVTYLEVNPEGLIDLNQLEAAIKPTTILIAIMYANNEIGVIQPVKEISAIARKHGVLFFTDGTQAVGKIPVDVNKDGIDIMAFTGHKMYGPKGVGALYVRRKNPRVKVTAQMDGGGHERGMRSGTLNVPGIVGFGKACELARLEMAEDAARLSKLRDKLENALMQLEEAYVNGSREHRLPHVSNISFKYVEGEGLMMGFNKNIALSSGSACTSASLEPSYVLKALGLGDDLAHSSLRFGLGRFTTEEQIDYTIKAVSETVIKLREMSPLWEMFKEGIDLNSIEWAHH; via the coding sequence TTGAAACTACCGATTTACCTTGACAACAATGCCACCACACCGATGGATCCGCGTGTGTTGGAAGCGATGATACCTTATTTTACCGAGCATTTTGGTAATGCAGCCAGCCGTAACCACTCTTTTGGATGGCAGGCTGAAGAAGCAGTAGACTATGCTCGTGAACAAGTGGCCAAATTGATTGGCGCTGATCCAAAAGAGATCATTTTCACTTCTGGTGCTACTGAAGGTGATAACCTCGGTATCAAAGGGGTGTTTGAAATGTATGCCAGTAAAGGCAACCATATCATCACTTGTACTACAGAACACAAAGCAGTATTAGATACCTGTAAGCATATTGAACGTCACGGTGGCGAAGTCACTTATCTGGAAGTAAATCCGGAAGGTCTCATCGACCTGAATCAATTGGAAGCAGCGATCAAGCCAACCACCATTCTGATCGCCATCATGTATGCGAACAATGAAATTGGTGTTATCCAGCCTGTAAAAGAGATCAGCGCTATTGCACGTAAGCATGGTGTATTATTTTTTACAGATGGTACACAAGCGGTTGGTAAAATTCCTGTGGACGTAAATAAAGATGGTATCGATATCATGGCATTTACTGGACATAAAATGTACGGCCCGAAAGGTGTTGGAGCATTGTATGTGCGCAGAAAGAATCCGCGTGTGAAAGTGACTGCTCAAATGGACGGTGGCGGTCATGAAAGAGGTATGCGTAGCGGTACCTTGAACGTACCAGGTATCGTTGGCTTTGGTAAAGCATGCGAACTGGCTCGTTTGGAAATGGCAGAGGATGCCGCAAGATTGAGCAAACTCCGTGATAAACTGGAAAACGCATTAATGCAACTGGAAGAAGCATATGTAAACGGAAGTCGCGAACACCGTTTACCACATGTATCCAATATCTCTTTCAAATACGTAGAAGGAGAAGGATTGATGATGGGCTTCAATAAAAATATTGCTTTATCATCAGGCTCTGCTTGTACTTCTGCATCACTGGAACCCAGTTATGTATTGAAAGCATTAGGCTTGGGCGATGATCTGGCACATAGTTCACTTCGTTTCGGATTGGGTAGATTCACGACTGAAGAACAGATCGACTACACCATCAAAGCAGTAAGTGAAACGGTTATTAAATTGCGTGAAATGAGTCCGCTTTGGGAAATGTTCAAAGAAGGTATTGACCTGAACTCCATTGAGTGGGCACATCATTAA
- the mce gene encoding methylmalonyl-CoA epimerase: MLKVEHIGLAVKSFEQSIPLFEQLLSTPCYKTELVASEKVNTAFFQVGETKIELLESTDPEGVIAKFIEKKGEGMHHIAFEVADIEAEMQRLSGLGFQLLNPTPKQGADNKLVCFLHPKGTNGVLIELCQEIVKGE; the protein is encoded by the coding sequence ATGTTAAAAGTTGAGCATATCGGATTGGCTGTTAAAAGCTTTGAGCAATCCATCCCTTTATTCGAACAGCTCTTGTCTACCCCTTGCTATAAAACCGAACTGGTCGCATCCGAGAAAGTGAATACTGCATTTTTTCAGGTAGGCGAAACCAAGATCGAGTTATTGGAAAGCACTGATCCTGAGGGTGTGATCGCGAAGTTCATCGAAAAAAAGGGGGAAGGAATGCATCATATAGCCTTTGAAGTAGCTGATATTGAAGCAGAAATGCAACGACTCTCCGGTCTTGGCTTCCAGCTACTCAATCCGACCCCTAAACAAGGCGCTGATAATAAACTGGTCTGCTTTCTTCATCCCAAGGGCACCAATGGCGTGTTGATTGAGCTTTGTCAGGAGATAGTGAAGGGTGAATAG
- the rnc gene encoding ribonuclease III, whose amino-acid sequence MQFFKKLFASTSPDASFEAQLKNVLGLKPGNLLLYRTALSHRSVKDTPEENNERLEYLGDAVLSAVVADYLFKRYPYKGEGFLTEMRSKMVNRQQLNDIALKMGLRKLTFYNKFDSSLKGSQIFGNTLEAVVGAVYLDKGYEKTQHWVLKQIVIPHMFVDDLESVDINLKNKLIGWASKNGKSLSFDLADEKMEGSRRLFTIHIILDGELLAIGKGYNKKDASQVAAQAAVEKLGLH is encoded by the coding sequence GTGCAGTTTTTCAAAAAACTTTTCGCTTCAACCTCACCCGATGCCTCATTTGAGGCACAACTAAAGAATGTATTGGGGTTAAAACCTGGTAATCTTTTGTTGTATCGTACTGCACTTAGCCATCGTTCTGTTAAAGACACGCCGGAAGAAAACAATGAACGCCTTGAATATTTAGGTGATGCCGTACTCAGTGCAGTGGTAGCTGATTATTTATTCAAACGCTATCCCTACAAAGGCGAGGGCTTCCTGACAGAGATGCGCAGTAAAATGGTGAACCGTCAGCAATTGAATGATATTGCTTTGAAGATGGGATTACGTAAACTCACTTTCTACAATAAATTTGATAGTTCTCTTAAAGGCAGTCAGATCTTTGGTAATACTTTGGAAGCAGTGGTAGGTGCAGTTTACCTCGACAAGGGCTATGAAAAAACACAACACTGGGTATTAAAACAGATCGTAATACCACACATGTTTGTGGATGATCTGGAATCAGTAGATATCAATCTGAAAAACAAACTCATCGGATGGGCCAGCAAAAATGGCAAATCATTGTCTTTTGACCTGGCTGACGAAAAAATGGAAGGCTCCCGCCGTCTGTTCACGATACATATCATTCTCGATGGTGAACTCCTCGCGATCGGTAAGGGCTACAATAAAAAAGATGCTTCACAAGTAGCTGCACAAGCAGCAGTAGAGAAATTGGGGTTGCATTAA
- the fabF gene encoding beta-ketoacyl-ACP synthase II, giving the protein MELKRVVVTGIGTLTPLGNDLNAYWTGLINGVSGADNITLFDASKFKTRFACEIKGFDPTQFMDKKEARKTDRFAQLALAASEMAVTDAGISKDNVDIDRVGVIFASGIGGLTTFQEEVINFAKGDGTPRFNPFFIPKMILDIAAGLISMRHGFRGPNYAVVSACASSTNAIISAVDTIRLGKADIIISGGAEAVISEAGLGGFNAMKAMSERNDDPKTASRPYDKDRDGFVMGEAAGALILEDYDHAIKRGAKIYCEVAGGGATADAYHLTAPHPEGLGARNVMLAALKDAGMRPEEIDYINTHGTSTPLGDGAEAKAITEVFGEHAYNLNISATKSMTGHCLGAAGVIEAIACIQSVIHDIIPPTINHFTDDPELDPKLNFTFNQAQKKTVRAALSNTFGFGGHNACVIVKKYSA; this is encoded by the coding sequence ATGGAATTAAAGCGCGTAGTTGTTACCGGCATAGGAACCCTTACCCCTCTTGGAAATGACCTGAACGCTTATTGGACGGGTCTGATCAATGGCGTATCAGGCGCAGATAACATTACTTTATTCGACGCTTCCAAATTCAAAACCCGTTTTGCCTGCGAGATCAAAGGGTTCGATCCTACTCAGTTCATGGATAAGAAAGAGGCCCGTAAAACAGACCGCTTTGCTCAGCTGGCACTCGCCGCAAGTGAAATGGCTGTAACCGATGCAGGTATCTCCAAAGACAATGTAGACATCGACCGTGTTGGTGTCATCTTCGCCAGTGGTATTGGGGGGTTGACTACCTTCCAGGAAGAAGTGATCAATTTCGCCAAAGGTGATGGAACTCCTCGTTTCAATCCTTTCTTCATCCCTAAAATGATTTTGGACATCGCTGCCGGACTCATCTCTATGCGTCATGGATTTCGTGGTCCGAACTATGCAGTGGTGAGCGCTTGTGCTTCCAGTACCAATGCCATCATCAGTGCAGTAGATACCATTCGTTTAGGGAAAGCTGATATCATTATTTCAGGTGGTGCTGAAGCGGTGATCAGTGAAGCCGGTTTGGGTGGTTTCAATGCTATGAAAGCCATGAGCGAACGCAATGATGATCCTAAAACAGCTAGCCGTCCTTATGATAAAGACCGTGATGGTTTTGTAATGGGAGAAGCTGCGGGTGCATTGATTCTCGAAGATTATGATCACGCCATCAAACGTGGAGCTAAGATTTATTGTGAAGTAGCAGGTGGTGGCGCTACAGCAGATGCTTATCATTTAACAGCTCCACATCCTGAAGGATTGGGGGCACGTAATGTGATGTTAGCTGCATTGAAAGACGCAGGTATGCGCCCGGAAGAGATTGATTATATCAATACCCATGGTACTTCTACACCATTAGGTGATGGCGCAGAAGCCAAAGCCATTACAGAAGTATTTGGTGAACATGCCTATAACCTCAATATCAGTGCTACCAAGTCTATGACAGGTCACTGTCTGGGAGCTGCTGGTGTGATTGAGGCTATCGCTTGTATTCAGAGCGTGATCCATGATATCATCCCTCCAACGATCAATCACTTTACAGATGATCCGGAGCTGGACCCGAAACTGAATTTCACTTTTAATCAGGCACAGAAAAAAACAGTTCGTGCAGCATTGAGTAATACCTTTGGTTTTGGTGGACACAATGCCTGTGTGATCGTCAAAAAATATTCAGCATAA
- a CDS encoding acyl carrier protein, translating into MSDIATRVKKIIVDKLGVDEAEVTNEASFTNDLGADSLDTVELIMEFEKEFNISIPDEQAETITTVGQAVAYLEEHAK; encoded by the coding sequence ATGTCAGACATCGCAACAAGAGTAAAGAAAATCATAGTTGACAAGTTAGGGGTTGACGAGGCCGAAGTTACCAATGAGGCTTCTTTCACTAACGACCTCGGTGCAGACTCTCTGGATACCGTGGAGTTGATTATGGAATTCGAGAAAGAATTCAATATCTCTATTCCTGATGAGCAGGCAGAAACCATCACTACTGTTGGTCAGGCCGTTGCTTACCTGGAAGAGCACGCTAAGTAA